The following proteins come from a genomic window of Brevibacillus antibioticus:
- a CDS encoding SRPBCC family protein has product MNQNSETNKIAAQVGECEIVITRILDAPRALVFDAWTKEENLAKWWGPRGFTTTSQKFDLKPGGTWQFIMHGPDGVDFPNTNVFVEVVQLERIVFKHTVFPHFLSTAIFEDLDGKTKLTYRTVFEETAAVFDKVKTYAVPGAEQTMDRLEEHLASMSEK; this is encoded by the coding sequence ATGAACCAAAACAGCGAAACAAACAAAATCGCAGCGCAAGTAGGTGAGTGCGAGATTGTGATCACCCGCATATTGGATGCTCCACGCGCTCTTGTTTTTGATGCTTGGACGAAAGAGGAGAACCTGGCGAAGTGGTGGGGGCCTCGAGGTTTTACGACGACTTCTCAGAAGTTTGATCTAAAACCAGGTGGTACATGGCAGTTTATCATGCACGGTCCTGATGGCGTTGATTTTCCCAACACCAACGTCTTCGTCGAGGTCGTTCAACTTGAGCGAATCGTCTTCAAACATACTGTGTTTCCTCATTTTCTATCGACAGCCATCTTCGAGGATCTGGATGGCAAGACCAAACTCACTTATCGCACCGTTTTTGAAGAAACTGCTGCTGTGTTCGATAAGGTGAAAACATATGCCGTCCCAGGTGCCGAACAGACCATGGATCGTCTTGAGGAGCATCTGGCAAGTATGTCTGAAAAGTAG
- a CDS encoding DMT family transporter gives MKPQVKADLAMILVTLFWGTSYVFMQMGLKDLETFNLIGIRFGIAFLLAAALFHKRLRGTNRKTLLHAFILGGLLFGVFATITNGVKSTTASQAGFLVSLTVIFVPLLSILLRNRPEKRVFVGAGLAMIGIGLLTLSTEFRVSQGDLLCIAGALFYATHITVTGRWANQSDTIQLGIYQLGFTALLGIVFSFALETPTLPQTTDAWIAVLALSVLCSAIGFVVQTVAQKYTTATHTGVIFSLEPVFAALFAFLVTGETLSVRGYIGAGLVLISVLIAEIDVKRLLRGKQLTKKTTHLS, from the coding sequence ATGAAACCGCAAGTGAAAGCCGATTTGGCTATGATTTTGGTCACCCTGTTTTGGGGAACGTCGTATGTATTTATGCAAATGGGATTGAAGGATTTGGAGACTTTCAATCTGATCGGTATCCGCTTTGGCATTGCTTTTCTACTAGCAGCAGCCTTGTTCCATAAGCGCTTGCGTGGCACAAATCGAAAAACATTGCTTCATGCTTTTATACTCGGTGGGCTCCTTTTCGGGGTTTTTGCCACCATCACGAACGGAGTGAAATCAACGACAGCTTCCCAGGCAGGCTTTCTCGTTAGCTTGACCGTTATTTTTGTTCCGCTCTTATCTATTCTTTTGAGAAACCGTCCCGAAAAAAGAGTCTTTGTCGGCGCTGGACTGGCCATGATCGGTATCGGCCTGCTCACACTAAGCACTGAATTTCGCGTCAGCCAAGGAGACCTTCTGTGCATAGCTGGCGCCCTTTTTTACGCTACACATATTACCGTAACAGGCCGATGGGCCAATCAATCGGATACGATTCAGTTGGGAATTTACCAGCTTGGCTTTACGGCGCTCTTAGGCATTGTTTTTTCATTTGCACTGGAGACCCCGACATTGCCGCAAACAACAGATGCTTGGATCGCCGTGCTCGCCCTTAGCGTATTGTGCAGCGCAATTGGCTTTGTCGTTCAAACAGTGGCCCAAAAATATACCACCGCCACGCACACGGGTGTTATTTTTTCCTTGGAGCCAGTCTTCGCTGCCCTGTTTGCCTTCTTGGTCACAGGCGAAACACTGTCTGTTCGCGGGTACATAGGCGCAGGTCTCGTTTTGATTAGTGTGCTGATTGCGGAAATCGATGTGAAGAGATTGCTACGCGGAAAGCAGCTGACAAAAAAAACGACCCACTTATCCTGA